The following are encoded in a window of Nibricoccus aquaticus genomic DNA:
- a CDS encoding type IV pilus twitching motility protein PilT: MSTSLHTEIFNDLLKLAVDSGASDVVVKSNKPGYVRLSGKLKPVDMDPIAGVEAQAFVDDHVPRVFKQIWENEGQIDFAYAAENIGRFRVNAFHQRGTVSIVFRHIKSRIPSFEDLNLNPDPLLHLGQGKDGILLFCGATGMGKSSTMASLLNWINHNFDKHVVTIEDPIEYTFQDDKSVFNQREIGLDVPSFPMAIKSVLRQNPDIILIGEMRDRETFETAISAAETGHLVFSTMHAATVAQSLTRLFEFFPPEQVAQARRQIAGSIRGLICQKLIPALEGGGRVPANEILFADATIKTLILEGQFEKIQSLLESSSDSRTFSFNKDLYRLIKAGKISKADGLRFSPNPQALEMNLKGIFIRT, encoded by the coding sequence ATGTCTACCTCGCTACACACGGAGATCTTCAACGACTTGCTGAAACTGGCGGTGGATAGCGGAGCGAGCGATGTCGTGGTGAAGTCCAACAAGCCGGGCTATGTGCGCTTGTCGGGGAAATTGAAACCGGTGGACATGGACCCGATCGCGGGTGTCGAGGCGCAGGCGTTCGTGGATGACCATGTGCCTCGCGTGTTTAAGCAGATTTGGGAAAACGAAGGCCAGATAGACTTCGCGTACGCGGCGGAAAACATCGGTCGCTTTCGTGTGAACGCGTTTCACCAACGCGGGACGGTCAGCATTGTTTTTCGTCATATCAAGAGCCGCATCCCGAGCTTCGAGGATCTGAATTTGAACCCCGACCCGTTGCTCCATCTGGGGCAGGGCAAGGACGGCATCTTGTTGTTTTGCGGAGCGACGGGCATGGGCAAGAGCTCGACGATGGCGTCGCTGCTTAACTGGATTAACCACAATTTCGACAAGCATGTCGTCACCATCGAAGACCCGATCGAGTACACGTTTCAGGATGACAAGTCGGTTTTCAACCAGCGCGAGATCGGCCTCGATGTGCCGAGCTTCCCGATGGCGATCAAGTCGGTGCTGCGTCAAAATCCCGACATCATCCTGATCGGTGAAATGCGTGATCGCGAAACGTTCGAGACGGCGATCTCGGCGGCGGAAACGGGGCATTTGGTTTTCTCCACGATGCATGCGGCGACGGTGGCGCAGTCGTTGACGCGTCTCTTTGAGTTTTTTCCACCTGAGCAAGTCGCGCAGGCGCGGCGGCAGATCGCGGGATCGATTCGCGGGCTCATCTGCCAGAAGCTGATCCCGGCGCTCGAAGGCGGTGGACGCGTTCCTGCGAACGAAATTCTTTTCGCGGATGCCACAATCAAGACGCTGATCCTGGAAGGGCAGTTTGAGAAGATCCAGTCGTTGCTGGAGAGCTCGAGCGATTCGCGCACGTTCTCGTTCAACAAGGATCTCTATCGCCTGATCAAGGCGGGTAAGATCAGCAAGGCTGACGGCCTTCGTTTCTCGCCGAATCCGCAGGCGCTTGAAATGAATCTCAAAGGCATCTTTATCCGGACCTGA
- the dapA gene encoding 4-hydroxy-tetrahydrodipicolinate synthase codes for MKLRPLTGAITALVTPFKNESVAYDDLRKLVEFQIKSGIHGLVPVGTTGESPTLSHEEHMEVIRAVVGYTKRRVPVIAGTGSNSTKEAVELTHLSHEAGVDAMLVVAPYYNKPSQEGVFRYFSAVAEATDKPIITYSIPGRCGIEISVPVIERLRAKYPHVRYIKEAGGSVDRVDQIKQALGKDITVLSGDDSLTLPFMAVGAEGVISVASNLLPKEVAQLTELALADEFAKAAKLHRKLYTVFKTLFIEPNPVPVKTALLRAGRIGSAEVRSPLCEMTEPNKQILIAALTAAGK; via the coding sequence ATGAAACTCCGTCCGCTCACCGGTGCCATCACCGCTCTCGTGACCCCGTTCAAAAACGAGTCCGTCGCCTACGACGATCTCCGCAAGCTCGTGGAGTTTCAGATCAAATCGGGCATCCACGGACTCGTCCCCGTCGGCACCACCGGCGAATCGCCCACCCTCTCCCACGAGGAACACATGGAGGTCATCCGCGCCGTCGTCGGCTACACAAAGCGCCGAGTCCCCGTCATCGCCGGCACCGGCTCCAACTCCACCAAGGAAGCCGTGGAGCTCACGCACCTTTCCCACGAAGCCGGCGTCGATGCCATGCTCGTCGTCGCGCCTTACTACAACAAGCCCAGCCAGGAGGGCGTTTTCCGCTATTTCTCCGCCGTCGCCGAGGCCACCGACAAGCCCATCATCACCTACTCGATCCCCGGCCGCTGCGGCATCGAGATTAGCGTCCCCGTGATCGAGCGCCTCCGCGCGAAGTACCCGCACGTCCGCTACATCAAGGAAGCCGGCGGCTCCGTTGATCGCGTTGACCAGATCAAACAGGCGCTAGGCAAAGACATCACCGTTCTCAGCGGCGACGACAGCCTCACACTGCCTTTCATGGCCGTCGGTGCCGAAGGCGTCATCAGCGTCGCGTCGAATCTCCTACCAAAAGAAGTCGCCCAACTCACCGAGCTCGCCCTCGCCGACGAATTCGCCAAAGCCGCGAAGCTCCACCGCAAGCTCTACACCGTCTTCAAGACCCTCTTCATCGAGCCCAATCCCGTACCCGTAAAGACCGCACTCCTCCGCGCCGGTCGCATCGGCTCCGCCGAAGTGCGTTCGCCGCTCTGCGAGATGACCGAGCCCAACAAGCAAATCCTCATCGCCGCGCTCACTGCCGCCGGCAAGTAA
- a CDS encoding anti-sigma factor family protein, whose protein sequence is MNESRFIELLNLYVDQQLCPQEAAELEAEIQTNPTRHRTYQQYCRMQKACAQLFEHERSAAPASVALSRAMADADRKIVAFPEQGTRRSIWPVGFSIGAVATAACVAFVVLSRTETQGPTVSGQVVATNEQAPVKESGTTVARVITEDAKQPAALLASSTEEFTRVFTVQPFRSSEMRPEGLFVSGSSADALVIDWAQDVQLKPLRKVSAEDLAFDQRTAVDKPVTTQFSTTSSDEHSTEMTAFQFTK, encoded by the coding sequence ATGAACGAATCGCGTTTTATCGAACTGCTCAACCTGTACGTTGATCAGCAACTATGTCCGCAAGAAGCCGCTGAGCTGGAGGCTGAGATCCAGACGAATCCAACGCGGCATCGCACTTATCAGCAATATTGCCGGATGCAGAAGGCTTGCGCGCAGTTGTTTGAGCACGAGCGATCGGCCGCACCTGCTTCGGTGGCACTGTCGCGGGCGATGGCGGATGCGGACCGGAAGATCGTGGCGTTCCCGGAGCAGGGGACGCGGCGTTCGATCTGGCCGGTGGGGTTTTCCATCGGCGCGGTCGCGACGGCGGCGTGTGTGGCGTTTGTCGTGTTGAGCCGGACGGAGACTCAGGGGCCAACGGTTAGCGGCCAGGTCGTGGCGACGAACGAGCAAGCGCCCGTGAAGGAAAGTGGCACGACGGTCGCGCGTGTGATCACTGAGGATGCGAAGCAGCCTGCTGCGTTGCTTGCGTCTTCTACGGAGGAGTTCACGCGGGTGTTTACAGTTCAACCGTTCCGCTCTTCGGAGATGAGGCCGGAAGGGCTGTTCGTGAGTGGCTCAAGTGCTGACGCTCTGGTCATTGATTGGGCGCAGGACGTGCAGCTCAAACCGCTGCGTAAAGTATCGGCTGAAGATCTGGCTTTTGATCAACGCACGGCGGTGGACAAGCCGGTGACAACGCAGTTTTCGACGACTTCTTCGGATGAACACAGCACCGAGATGACGGCGTTTCAGTTCACGAAGTGA
- the dapB gene encoding 4-hydroxy-tetrahydrodipicolinate reductase encodes MPLRIALVGAKGRMGQTITTAAQSLGHSISAALDQGDDLAAGIKTADAVIDFSFHATTGEVIKHATAFNKPLVIGTTGHPAEEKKHLLAAAAKIPCVWAGNYSVGVNLLYALTRRASSVLGADYDAEVVEMHHRFKKDAPSGTAARLLEIILEERKLTADALRHGREGITGERTSTEVGIHALRGGDVVGEHTVMFAALGERIELTHKASDRGIFARGSIRAAEWLSTGRAAGVYDMQDVLALR; translated from the coding sequence ATGCCTCTCCGTATCGCACTCGTCGGCGCCAAGGGGCGCATGGGCCAGACCATCACCACTGCCGCCCAAAGCCTCGGCCATTCCATCTCCGCCGCCCTCGATCAGGGCGACGATCTCGCCGCAGGTATCAAAACCGCGGATGCCGTGATCGACTTCAGCTTCCACGCCACCACCGGCGAAGTCATCAAGCACGCCACCGCCTTCAACAAACCGCTCGTCATCGGCACCACCGGCCACCCCGCCGAGGAAAAGAAACACCTCCTCGCCGCCGCTGCGAAGATACCCTGCGTCTGGGCGGGCAACTACTCCGTCGGCGTTAATCTCCTCTACGCCCTCACCCGCCGCGCCTCCAGCGTCCTCGGCGCTGACTACGACGCCGAAGTCGTCGAGATGCACCACCGCTTCAAGAAGGACGCCCCGAGCGGCACCGCCGCCCGCCTCCTCGAAATCATTCTCGAAGAGCGCAAACTCACCGCCGACGCCCTCCGCCACGGCCGCGAAGGCATTACTGGCGAACGCACCTCCACCGAAGTCGGCATCCACGCTCTCCGCGGCGGCGATGTCGTCGGCGAACACACCGTCATGTTTGCCGCGCTTGGCGAACGCATCGAGCTCACGCACAAAGCCTCCGACCGCGGCATCTTCGCCCGCGGCTCGATCCGCGCCGCCGAATGGCTCTCCACCGGCCGCGCTGCAGGCGTGTACGACATGCAGGACGTCCTCGCACTTCGCTGA
- the prfB gene encoding peptide chain release factor 2 (programmed frameshift) gives MIAPETFNHIENIKKRAGHLWRFLDCDQKQREIEAMDAQMGDPTFWDNNERAQKHIAKLNALKRSILPVVAFKKKTDDIDVMVELIEGAAEDEKAMYEDELTTSVDGMVEELDKLEIASFLSEPFDKNNAILSIQAGAGGTESNDWADILFRMYSRWAERRGFEIEVQDVQAGDTAGISKATILIKGENAYGYVKAERGVHRLVRISPFDSNKRRHTSFSAIDVIAEITDDIKIEIPDSELRVDVYRSSGKGGQGVNTTDSAVRITHIPTNIVVVCQNERSQIKNRASAMSVLKARLYEKRLDEKRSEMERFYGEKGEIGWGSQIRSYVLQPYQMVKDLRTGTETSDTQGVLDGDLDRFIYSWLRAGCPRHRNKDIKMED, from the exons ATGATCGCTCCCGAAACTTTCAACCACATCGAAAACATTAAGAAGCGCGCCGGGCATCTATGGAGGTTTCTT GACTGCGATCAAAAGCAGCGGGAAATAGAGGCCATGGACGCCCAGATGGGCGATCCGACGTTTTGGGATAACAACGAGCGCGCGCAGAAGCATATCGCGAAGCTTAACGCGTTGAAGCGCTCGATCCTGCCGGTCGTGGCGTTCAAGAAGAAGACCGATGACATCGACGTGATGGTGGAGCTCATCGAAGGCGCGGCCGAAGATGAGAAAGCGATGTATGAGGACGAGTTGACGACCTCGGTCGATGGGATGGTTGAGGAACTCGACAAGCTCGAGATCGCGTCCTTCCTCAGCGAGCCGTTCGACAAGAATAACGCGATCCTCTCGATCCAGGCGGGCGCGGGCGGCACGGAGTCCAATGATTGGGCGGACATCCTTTTCCGCATGTACAGTCGCTGGGCGGAGCGTCGTGGCTTCGAGATCGAAGTGCAGGATGTGCAGGCCGGTGACACGGCGGGCATCAGCAAGGCGACGATTCTGATCAAAGGCGAAAACGCCTACGGTTACGTGAAGGCGGAGCGTGGCGTTCACCGGCTGGTGCGTATCAGTCCTTTCGATTCGAACAAGCGGCGGCACACGTCGTTTTCTGCGATCGATGTGATCGCGGAGATCACCGATGACATCAAAATCGAGATTCCCGACAGCGAGCTGCGCGTGGATGTTTACCGCTCCTCGGGCAAAGGCGGCCAGGGCGTTAACACGACGGATTCGGCGGTGCGCATCACGCACATCCCGACGAACATCGTGGTGGTCTGCCAAAACGAACGTTCACAAATCAAGAATCGCGCGAGTGCGATGAGCGTTTTGAAGGCGCGCCTCTATGAGAAGCGGCTGGATGAGAAGCGCAGCGAGATGGAGCGTTTCTACGGTGAGAAAGGCGAAATCGGCTGGGGCAGCCAGATCCGGAGTTATGTGTTGCAGCCTTACCAGATGGTGAAGGATCTGCGCACGGGCACGGAGACGAGCGACACGCAAGGCGTGCTCGATGGCGATCTGGACCGGTTCATCTATTCGTGGTTGCGCGCGGGGTGTCCGCGTCATCGCAACAAGGATATTAAGATGGAGGATTGA
- the ruvA gene encoding Holliday junction branch migration protein RuvA: MITSIQGLLTEATPLRAIIELNGLGYEVNIPVTTAEKLPATGATVKLHTLVIYREDAQTLYGFATIPERDFFRLMIEHVTGVGPKMALTIMSKLSLPSLESAIRMGDIATLAKCPGIGKKTAERLVVELRAKVGATSSADPVSLGDDPASPDSRPAGDSRIRDAVLALTALGYKAADADEAVRRASLTLGTKATTEQLIKKALG, translated from the coding sequence ATGATTACTTCCATCCAAGGCCTGCTCACTGAAGCGACTCCGCTGCGCGCCATCATCGAGCTCAACGGCCTCGGCTACGAGGTAAACATCCCCGTCACCACCGCCGAAAAACTCCCCGCGACCGGAGCCACGGTAAAGCTTCACACGCTCGTGATCTACCGCGAGGACGCCCAAACGCTCTACGGTTTCGCGACGATCCCCGAGCGCGATTTTTTCCGCCTCATGATCGAGCACGTCACAGGTGTCGGCCCCAAAATGGCGCTCACCATCATGAGCAAACTCTCCCTGCCCTCGCTCGAATCCGCGATCCGCATGGGCGACATCGCCACACTCGCGAAATGCCCCGGCATCGGCAAAAAAACCGCCGAGCGCCTCGTCGTCGAACTCCGCGCCAAAGTCGGTGCAACTTCCTCCGCCGATCCTGTTTCACTCGGCGACGATCCCGCTTCTCCAGACTCACGCCCCGCTGGCGATTCGCGCATACGCGATGCCGTGCTCGCACTCACCGCCCTCGGCTACAAAGCCGCCGACGCCGACGAAGCCGTCCGCCGCGCCAGCCTCACGCTCGGCACCAAAGCCACGACCGAGCAGCTCATCAAAAAGGCGCTCGGTTAA